CTTTGTTCTTAGCCTTAGTGCTAAGCAAAGGACTGTGAAATAAGAGCAAGAGTCAGAATTTCAGGTAAAAGCTAAAACATCTCTTGTGATTTTATTACTTTGGTGGGCAGGAGTCACATTTTGCCCCTATGTTTTGAAAACAAGAGAAGACTGATACAGTATTTCACCCAGATCAAGCTGCCACAGCCAGTATGTATTTCAGCCAACTCATTAGCAGTTTGaataacaacaaacaaaaaaaatctttaagtGCCTTTTCAGACCGCTGTATGATGGTATTTGCATCTATTGAAAGGGTGCATCAATTTGAATGGAAGATGTAGaaggctgctttttttcctattgaaaaagctgaaagaatAGCTGGCTTTTCAGCTGAGTCCGTTTCCACAtatcaggagaaaaataaaaggtataTCACGGTTAACACATTTCTtgattttaacttttctttaaaaacactaTTTGAAACATAAAGGCTGAAATAGACTTCCAAATGAAACCTGACATAAATATGACGTAAGTACACACATAATTTACTTTATAATTGTAAAATTTACTTTATAATTGTAAAATACATTTGGACATAGATCCTACATATAAACATCTGGACAATTCTACATTTTATTAAGCTTTTGCATTTGAGAACATTAatcactgattttctttctctgcatttATGGACAGTCTCCACATTCCATTTTCAATATTGCTTCTTTTCTGCCCAAAAATTACATTCCAAATTTGGTGGTTTTCAGTAATTCCCAAAATAAACTTCCCCATACTTTCACTAGGTGCTGAAGGGAGGATGACAGGCCTATAGTTTCTAGGGTCAtccttcttgcccttcttgaaAACAGGGACAATGTTCACCAGCTTCCAGCCAACTGAGACTTCTATGGACTCCCAAGAATGTTCAAAAATCACTGAGAGGCTCCTGATGACATCATCAGCTCTTTGAGTATTTCCAGATGAATCCCATCATGCCCCATAGATCTGTAGGGATCCAGCTGGAGCAACAGAAGCTGTACAGGCTCAGGGTCAGCTGGGAGTCGTGCTCACAGTCATggtcctccagctcagggcactTGGACCCCCTTCGCCCATTGACAGTGTTGGAGACAGAGGCAAGGAAAGCATCAAACACCTCTGCCCTGTTGTCTCTCTCCCTGTTTGGGAGGTGACCATTCTAATCCTGCAATAGGCCAATGTTATCTCTGCACTGCCTTTTACCATTAAGGATTTAAGTGAACTCTTTTCACTGTCCCCCATAGTTCTGGTGAGTGTCAACTCCAGCCAAGTTTTGGCTGCAtgaatttttcttcctcacaGCAGCATCTCTATTCTTCTCCCATGTCACCTGCCCTTGCTTCCACTGGCTATATAAGTTCTTTTGCTTCTAGCTTTAGCTCCAAAAAATCCCTGCTCAGCCAAGCCAGCCTTCTGCCTTACTTGCTTGACTTTCAACATTTTAGAATTTCCCGTGCATTTAGGAGGTGGTGCACAAAAAGTGGCCAGCACTGGTGAACTTCTAGTACCTTCTAAAATGTTTTCCCAGAGACCTCATTACTAGTTCCTGAGAAGTCTGCTCTCATCATGTCCAGAGTTAAGTCACCTTTCCTCCTGTCAACAGATTTTAAACTCAGTCACTTTGTGGTCACTGTGGCCGAGATGGTCATCAATCACCTCCTCTGGTCTCCGAATCTCCTCTGTTACTGAGCAACAAATCAAGGAGGGCATCTTTCCTACTCAGCCCCTTTACTACCTGTGATGCCTTGGTACCATCAAGTTATCACCCAGGAGCTTTAGGAATATTCTGGACACCTGAAGGACAACGCAGTAATCTGTCACAGCCAACATGGCTTCGTGAGGGGAAAGTCCTGTTTGTcaaattcaatttctttttatgaCAAGGTAACCCACCTGGCTGATCAATGGAAACCAGTTGACGTAATTTTTTTGGAGttcagtaaagcttttgatACTGTCACTCACAAgatccttctggacaaaatgtccagcTCACAGCTAGATAAACACATCATATGATGCACCCATATGATGAGTAACTGGCTCATGAGTCAGGCACAAAGTGTTACAGTGTTTGGGGTGACATCACGCTGATGACCTGAAAGTAATGAGATTCCACAGGGCTCCGTCCTTGGCCCTGTGCTCCTCAACACCTTTATACATGATCTAGACACAGGACTGCAAAGCACACTAAAAAACTTTGCTGATGACActaaactgggaggagctgttgactccctCAAAGGCaaggaggccctgcagagagaccgCAATGAATCAAAGGGCTGGGCAATCATCAACTCCGTGGAGTTCAACATGGGAAGGTGCTGGAGTCTGCACCTGGAATGGGGCAACCCTGGATGTATGGAGAGACTGGGGAGTGAGAGGGTGGAGAGCAGCACCATGGAAAGGGACTGGAGGTCCTGGTTGATGTTAAGCTGGACATAGTCAACAGTGCCCTGGCAACCTGGAGGGCCAACCatgtcctggggggcatcaggcccAGCATCGCCAGCTGGGAAAcggaggggattgtcctgctctgctctgggctgggaccGTCTCCAGTCctgggggcagttctgggtgGCACAATACAAGATATAAAGATATTAAAGAGTGCCCAGAGGAAGGCCATAAAGATGATGAAGGATCTGAAGGAAGAGCCTTGAGGGGCATCTGtggtcacttggtctgttcagcctggagaagagactgaggaGAGACCCCATGAATCTGCAAACTTCTTCCTGAAGGGAGGGACGGGGCAGACACTTAAGCTTGTGTCTGGTtaccagtgacaggacacaagggaatggcctgaagttgtcTTGGGAGAGTTTCAGATTGagtattaggaaaaggttcttgcCCCCAAGGGTGTTTGGGCATTGgaagaggctccccagggaaatggtccCAGCACCTGAGTTCACAAAgcgtttggacaatgctctcaggcacttGGTGGGATTGGGGTGCCATGCGCAAGGGCCAGGAGCTGAACTctgatgatccctgtgggtccctttcagtccaggatattctgtgatcctaCTCTGTGTTCGTAGCTGCAGGCATATATAAAGCTGAATGAGCATGTGAGATGAATACCTTCCATATATTTGCTTTGAACTTGCTGCTACTTTCAGAGGAGCCAAGAAAAACATGTAATTTTAAGTCTTACAAACTCTGCATAAATTGGGAAAACTAGACATTTCACATTATTACAGACAGTACCCAGAGGCAGATCAACTCATGCGTGCCTCAAAGTAGATCTGCTAAAAGGAATGAACACAGCAGAAACAATCCTGGAGAATTCGGTATTGACACCAATCCCGGATCTAAAAGCTCCATTGTAACATAACTAAAAGCCAAATGTGATCTGTATGCTGTCCATGAAAGAACACAGGAATTTGCCTGTATCCAGGAGGCCTCAAGTTCAAAGTTTCTTGCCTGGTCTGTTGTCAGTTACTGCatataaaagcttttctttcaagaGACATGGATAAGAAGCCAATTCTTCACTGTGGGAAACATTAGAATCTATCTTTCTTCAGGAACACTGACCTTGAAATCTCttaggataaaaaaaaatgtagtaagAAAAACAAGGTACAAAATATTGTTTGTATCAGGCACAAGAGTGCATAAGAATTCTTCATATTCCACCACAGTCTACTTCCTACAGCCAGTTCAGTATTTTGTAGTTTTTGGTGGTATCTCTTGCTGAAGCCACCTACTGATCATTTGTGTGAGCTACAACTTGAGTACTTCAGATTTAAAATccaaatgaaaaccagaaacacTTATGACTTAAAGggttaaaattacttttttcagtCCATACTCATTTACATTTTTGAATGGGCAAAACCTCAGCAATTTGGACAAAATTAAGTATTTTGGAAGATAAAAAAAGTATAcatgaaaaatcaaaacatgTTCATTCTAACTGGGAAGAGGACCAAAAAAGAATAGCCCAAAGCAAAAGGTTTTTCCTAGCTCAGAACAGCTGTTCTACACTGACAGCATTCTTTCTCACCCTGCTTAAAATTACAGATCTGAGAACCCAgactaaaaatgtaaaattgccagcaaacaaaagcaagtctttaaaacagtaaaatattaCAGCAGTCTCTAGTGCCACTCTTGAGAGCTCATCTTCCCTCTTGAAGAATATATAAAGGCTAATAGTCCACTTCACTAGTCAAAATGCCCTAGAAAAACAGGACAGGCCAATTTTACAGATGCACATGGAAGTGTTGGACTGCAAGATGCACTTAGTTATTGTTTCAAGGCAATTGTGATAAAATTGTTGGCTACAGCTGAATTTAACACCTTTGAAAAGGCCAGTTTCATGTATTAAAAACTTAACTGGACAAGGGCACGTACTAGTCACCGCTGTCCTTGCTTAGAGCAAGAATTTGGACTGCATGACCTGCTGAGGATCCTTTCCAGTCTGGATCATTCTCTGGCATGGCCGTTTTGATgatacagaaattttaaaagaaaccaaCCAAGGAACTGAGTATTTTACCTAAGCCCTTGCATGTAGTTCAATGCATCAAGTTCTTGCACTTAGGAATGTTGAGGAACTTAAACATGCCACTCTGGAGTTTATACAGTAAAACATAACACACAAACCAAGATTCCCTTGCATGCTTCTTTGGTGAATTATTTTATAATACTTAGAGTgaattctcattttatttcatacACTATACACTAAAATTGCAATCAACAGTATTTCAAAAGAAACCAGTTTCCAAGTTTACCATACTTTCCATTTCAACACTTAGGCATTTAAAATACATGGAAGttagattaaaataaagtaGACCTGATCTGAAGGCAGAACTTACAAAGAGCAACATCTTTGCATTATTTTGCCATGACACTTTCCATAAGTGATAACTACACAATGATTAATGATTAAAATGCAGATCAGTTTACAGTTCACAAAAACAGACTTGCCACATGAATGTGAGAAAAGTAGCAGCCTCTCATAATTTAAAAGTGACTTTCCACATCCTTGTTTTACTTGCAAAAGCCATCTCCCCACCCCCCATATTTACTGATGAAACCAAGGACTAGGTTTATTTAGAATGattaaaaatcattttcagGCTGAGTCTGAATGGGGAGAGGgcaaaaattatatatttcagTGCTTCCTTTGCACATAAACATACTTAGCTCTGCtccacaaaatatttaaactagCAGAGATTTTAAATTACATACATCAGTGCTAAATAGTTAAGGAGACAATTTTATACACACCCCTCCAAtctaacaaaagagaaattctaGGAACAGCCAATTGTTTTTCAGGCTTTCGGTACACTTTGAACAccactactactactactacacAGATTTGTATGATTATTACACTCTCATATGGAGCATTAGAGTAAAACTAAACCCTGAAGTTTTCAGTGGAAAGTCAACTAAAAATGGCACTTACACATGCATACATCAGTTTCTGGTTTGCTTTATTCACACACTTAGTTAATGTAAACCTTGCAAACAAACTGCAAGACACCCAAATATGCATTTTGTGCAGCTTTGCCCCACATccatttttcattgtttttataCAAAGCAAGAGATTCCCATTTGTCATCCTCTGCCACACTGCAGCAAATAAGTCTTTTATGTACCTGTAAATGATAATATTTAAGTCTACTTCAGTCACTTTTACAACTTCTATTTTACTCATAGTTCCATTAACAGTGAAGTTGGAGAGACCAGTAAAGCCATCAGTCCGCTAGCTGCAAGTTCTTACaacttaagaaaataaattcctttccACTGGCTAACAGTCCATATTAAATATCAGATGTGATGCTTACAAAGCAGATACTAACAATTCATACCCATTCCTTATGTCAGAGAACTGGTAAGAGGAAAACTAAATCCTCAATGCAATCACATTTGAAATCTGATCCCCTTTGTATGACTGCATATGACATATTCAATTTGTGTCTGTAATTTTTAAACAGTCCTTTTTTAATTACACTTTGGAAACTATATCcccatttttaaaacaagttgTTCTACAGTGTAAGGAGAATCCACAGAGTGAATTCCCTGGAGTTCATTTTCTAAGCCATTTAAACAATAATTAGGTTAGCAAGTCAATCATGTCCAATGAGCTAGATCCAGACCTGGACAGATTAAGAAACATTTTGAAGCAGTGTTGAGTAAATAATTTTGGTAAGCTGTAAAACTGCCACATGCAAGGTATACTGTACTATAACAGCTCCAAATCCTTTATAAAAACCTCGCACTCCTTCTTCCTGTTTTATAGTATTTATGCAGTCTTTCATTCCCTCATACTGAGTATTGATTGGAAGCACTTCATAGCCAAGGTCTGTATTGTCAATTATTGTGCGTGTCCCTTGAATATGAAGGCGGTGCAAAACTGTTTCCAGTGGGTAAAGCATGACATCAGCACAAAGGCTAGCAGCACAGCTAGCAATGAGTTCTGGAAAATACGTATCCAGCATGTTCTGCACAGAAGTGGAGCTCTCACTTGGAAGGTTGTGGGAATTATcccttttcaaaacaaacaggaCAAGCTTCTGGACGACGGAACTGATGATGTAGTGAAGAACTCCGTGTAGAGCAGTGGGAAAAATCAGGACCATCAGAGGAAGGAGACGCTTGCTATGGGGTACTCCCAAGCCTACAACTCTGCCAATTCCTTCTTTCACACAGTCCAGGATGCCAGGATTGTCTCGAATGATTTCACTCTACAAGCACAAAGAAGGAGTTACAACTCATACTGAGCACTTCAAAATCATCCTGACATCCCCTCTGACACTTCATCACTGctgaacttttaaaaaagagCTGAACACTTGCATGCTATTGTGTCTATGCAACTGTCCAAATAGATATCCCTTGTTATAACAGCATTCACAGCATTCAACTGAGCTTCGTTTTAAAGAATGAACCCATCCTAAAGAGgtgagggttttttaatgtatattgCAGTCATCTGTGTTTTTACCAAAGAAATTCAACTTTTAGCCTACTGCTGAAAATATCAGAATGCAAAACAGTCATGAACTTAAAATATCTACATCTGGAACAAAATGCCAGGTAGTacttatttaatttaaaattccatTACTTTAAAGACTATAACCTTTGAACTTGAATTTACACAGTAAAGACTTGATATAACTAGTGTTGAAAGGTCATTCTTGACATGAATTTAATAGGTTCAATTTTGAATGTTTTCATGGCATTATATGCATTTAAAGTAGTATTCTTCACCCATGCTGTCTCTTAGTGAATTCTGTTCATgtattgaaaacaaaaatcatttaataattatttactCTGTTACATTCCACCTGTGAGGATAGGATTAAactaaaaacattatttttcctaCTAATGGTTATACTCCAGTGTTTATCATGTGGTTTACATCCAAAATTCaagatttctgtgttttgctaAATGTCCAAGTCTCTGAATCCATGTGGTCTGTGTCCTGACCTCATGCCAGAATAAACCACCAGCATATTCCTCAGCACTTTAAAGAAATACTAAACAGCCTGCAGATCCTTCATGGTCTTTTCTGTGTGGGAGAGAAACTAGTTTAAATGCCTGATAACATAATGTTGTTGCAGACTTTAAGTACAAGTACAGCAGCACAATCCCTACTGACTCCACATCACTACAGTCTGGGCCCTTCAAAACCATTCTTGCTTTGGCCTAACACACCACCATGAGGTTTGAGGTGCTAATAACAGAAGAACAAATATGACACCTACAAATTTCCACCATTTACAGCTATTTTGACGAAATGTACTGACTTGGATAAGTGTTAAACAGATAATGTTGAACAGCATGGTTTATCAGAACTAAGACAATCAAAGTCAATATAAACCTGCTAGTAGGAAATCCAACAATCTTTAACTTTTCTGGTTTGTCACTGATCATTGTCCTCTTGCAATATGGGAATGTAACAAACCAAGTTGCTCCCCTGCACTGATTAATACAGTATAAAATTCTTCACAAATGCCATCATTACCTCTGCTGTGCTTCTAATAAGCTTATGATGATGATTCCAGAAACTCAAGAGCGTATTTCATACatcacatatacacacacacctGTTCACTAAAATACTTGCAGGCAGCTGAAGCTACTGATCTTAAAATCCTCAAATCTCAGTGGAATTTTCATAACCAATCCGTTACAGAGAAGATTGCCTACCTaaaaggctgagagagatgcttttctggtttttatatTGCTTTCCTATAAGGTTGCTTTCCAGCAAAGATACTTTATACTTTATGTTTTATCTGCTGGAACACATAGATATAGCATGTCCCTATTTCATATGCAATATATTCCAACTATCTACATTAAATGTCCTTTCTTATTCTAGATTTAGAGTTAAAATAGTACACTAATATACTCTTCATAGTAAACACCTATTTCAGCTAAGTCATACAGCCTCAAGCAAAACAAATGCAACTACTGCAACATAAACCTAGATTCAAAGATTCATTTCTCCACATAATCTAATCTACAAAGAGTAACAGTATCTTTTTAAATGTTCCAAATACATATAAGTTACCTGTACAGTTTCAATCAGGCTTGCAGAATAAAAAGGCATAGCTATGATGTGCGTTAACCTGTAGAAATTAACAATGTAAGAATTAACATAATGACAATACTATTATTTTAGCCAAACATGCACCTGAAAGTTGATAGTTCTCAACCAAATTATTCCTGAGAGAAAATTAACTAAGCATAACTCAATTACTAAAATGTACATCATCAAGTTGAGATAAGCTTCAGTCAAAGTCTGGTTAAATGCTATTTCCATATGACCAGACTGGTTAGTGTCTGAAAGAATCCAATCTTTTACATCAGTTGAGTTCCATAGACAGAGGGATCTAATATGAGAAAGCTGTTAAAGTGGTGTATGTAGTCAAGTTGTTCAAAAATCAGCATTTGAAAAGTACTGTTAGCATCTTGTCAAGTAAACATAGCAGCAGACTAAACTTATGTCCATTGGGTAGTTTTATTATGTTTAGATAATAAGACATAACACACGTGCTATACTTACCCTTTGAGTAGAAGGTGTCCACCTATCTGCTTGAGGTTCCATTTATGTGAAAGCTCTCTAAAAACAGAAGTATTTACCACAATATGAAAAATCACTCACACATAATTCTCAAGCAATTCTTCCATGAGTGTCAACAACCAGTTTTCTTATTTATGTTAAAGCATTTCACATATTTGAAAGACACAGCAAAACATTTACTAAATCATGCTTAACTTCTAGTAGTTTTTCAGGCTTGTCAGACATTCTATCAAAAAAGGGTTTGGTTATTAATTAATAGGATATCAACTGACTTTAACCAGTTCTGCATTTATTTAGCAACCTCATGTACAGGTGCTTAAAGCAATTTTCAGAGAACACTGGAGTGCTTTAAAATCTTCAAACTTTTCCTTTATCaagtaataatttttatttcattttggtttggttgCACTTATGTCTAccctgttgttgtttttttctcaaaaatctAAATCATATACTGGCACAATCAGACAAGAACAAACCAAGTACAAGAGATCAGACTAGAAGTTGCACAGTAATTCTGTACAGACACAACTGCAAAACTGCAGTTTTTTGTCCACACTTCTAGTTACACACTTCAAAGTAAAATCAGTAAGTATCTACATTCTACTTGACAGAAATATAAACCCACCTAGGTCAGGAGGTTACATGTGGTAACATGTACTTAAAATGCTTATGTACATATATGCATTTTATATACTATAAAATGCATATATGTTATGCATTTTATACTATGAGTTATAGACAC
This genomic window from Prinia subflava isolate CZ2003 ecotype Zambia chromosome Z, Cam_Psub_1.2, whole genome shotgun sequence contains:
- the SLC25A46 gene encoding mitochondrial outer membrane protein SLC25A46, with translation MHPRRPDGFDGLGYRGARDELGPGSRPFSSGSELGPWVTTPPDIPGSRNLHWGEKTPPYGAGTPLGGAGSNEDANLGAGGPSAEQLNRFAGFGIGLASLFTENVLAHPCIVLRRQCQVNYHARNYHLTPFTIVNIMYSINKTQGPRALWKGMGSTFIVQGITLGTEGIISEFTPLPRELSHKWNLKQIGGHLLLKGLTHIIAMPFYSASLIETVQSEIIRDNPGILDCVKEGIGRVVGLGVPHSKRLLPLMVLIFPTALHGVLHYIISSVVQKLVLFVLKRDNSHNLPSESSTSVQNMLDTYFPELIASCAASLCADVMLYPLETVLHRLHIQGTRTIIDNTDLGYEVLPINTQYEGMKDCINTIKQEEGVRGFYKGFGAVIVQYTLHVAVLQLTKIIYSTLLQNVS